The following is a genomic window from Candidatus Sulfotelmatobacter sp..
CGATGACCATCGTCTCGCTCGCGGTCGCCGGTGATCTCCGCGCGCTCTCGGGGCGCGACCCGCGTCAGATCGAGTTTGCCGACGGCACCGGACGAGTGCGGCTCTTCTACGGCGATCTGCGCGCAACCGATTCGCGCGGAAGACCGGTCCCCGCCTCGTTCGCGCTGGCCCACCATCGCATCGACATTCGACTCGACGACCGCGGCGTGCAATATCCGATCACCGTGGATCCCATCACCACCGGCGAGACCTGGTCCGACGGCGGCCGCTCCGGCGCGTACGGCTATTTCGGCTGGTCGGTCTCGACCGCCGGGGACGTGAACGGCGATGGTTACAGCGACGTGGTGATCGGCGCGCCGTTCGACGACCACAACGGCGGCGACGCCGGCGCGGTGTTCGTCTACTTCGGCTCGTCCTCGGGCCTGCCGGCCAATCCGTCGTGGACCTTCTATCCCGGGGCGCCAGCCGCTCAGGCTGGAACGACCGTGGCCTGCGCGGGCGACGTGAATGGCGACGGCTACGACGACCTTCTGGTGGGCGAGACCGGCGGCGGCAGTTACGGCTACGTATTCCTGTTCCTTGGCGACCACGCCGGCTTCAAGAAGGCGAAGAATTCGGTCACGGCCGATTGGAGCTTCCAGGCGCCCGGCGCCACGCTCCATCCCTCGATCGCGACCGCCGGGGACCTCAACGGCGACGGCCTGGCCGACATCCTGGTTGGGACGCCCAACGAGGGCCTGTCGAACGAGGGCGTGGTTCGAATCTGGCTCGGCCGCTCCGGCTTCGGCACCACGTTCACGACCGGAACCACTTCCAACTCCGACTGGAGCGGGGACGGCAGCTATCTCAACGCGCAGTTCGGCTACAGCGTATCCACCGCCGGCGACGTGAACGGCGACGGCTACAGCGACGTCCTGATCGGCGTGCCGCATGGCGGCCCCGCCGGACAGGGCGAGTTCATCCTCATGCTCGGCAGCGGCAGCTCATCGCCGCCGGTGACCGGCTACTACGACTTCACCGGCATCACCGTCGGCTCGCTCACCGGATACAGCGTCGCCACCACCGGGGACGTGAACGGCGATGGTTACAGCGACGTGATCGTCGGCTTTCCCGGCTATTCCGGAAGCGGCTATTCGGGCGGCGGAGGCGCCTGGGTGCTGCTGGGGCGCTCGACGGCGCCCTACCTCGGCGCGGGCGGCACGCTGACGGGCACGGCGGTCGGCGACAGCATGGGCATCTGCGTTGCCACCGCCGGCGACGTGAACGGCGACGGCTACGCCGACGTGCTGGTCGGCTCAGGAAAACTGCCGTCACCCGCGCTCGCTTACACTCCGCGCGGGCACGCCGAGCTGTACCTGGGATCCGCGACTGGACTGCGGCTGATTCCGGCCTGGAGCCGCACCGGTGGCGTGGACAACATCGGCGACGGCGAGCTGTTCGGCATGTGCGTGGCGACCGCCGGCGACGTCGATGGCGATGGATTCAGCGACTTCCTGGTGAGTGCGCCCGCGTCGGGGCCCAGTCGTGGCGGTCGAGTCTATCTGTTCAAGGGCTCGGCCAATCTCCCCGGCCAGCAGCCGGTCTGGTCGAACAGCGGAGGCAGCAACACGGAATTCTTCGGCTGGTCGGTGTCATCGGCCGGCGACGTGAACGCCGACGGCTACAGCGACGTGATCGTCGGCTCGCCGCTCTACGACAACGGCCAGACCGACGAGGGTCGCGTGCTGGTCTACTACGGCTCATCCGCCGGCCTCCCGACTACGCCGAGCTGGAGCTACGAGAGCAACTCCGCCGGCGCGAATCTCGGCATCTCGGTCGCGTCAGCGGGCGACCTGAATGGCGACGGGTATGGCGACATCATCGTCGGCGCCCACGAGATCTCGGCCAATCTGTTCAGCCACAACGGCGCCGCCTTCGTCTGGTACGGATCGTCGGCCGGGCTTCCCAACGCCGCGCCGGCGTGGGCCGCCTACGGAGGGAAGAACGACGCGCACTTCGGCTCGTCGGTCGCCGGAGCGGGCGACGTCAACGGCGACGGTTACGCCGACGTCGTCATCGGCGCGCCGAACGACAGCCTGACGCAAACCGGCGAGGGCGCGGCTTACGCGTGGTACGGATCGGCGGGCGGCCTCGTCGCCGGCCCGGCCAA
Proteins encoded in this region:
- a CDS encoding FG-GAP-like repeat-containing protein, translated to MTIVSLAVAGDLRALSGRDPRQIEFADGTGRVRLFYGDLRATDSRGRPVPASFALAHHRIDIRLDDRGVQYPITVDPITTGETWSDGGRSGAYGYFGWSVSTAGDVNGDGYSDVVIGAPFDDHNGGDAGAVFVYFGSSSGLPANPSWTFYPGAPAAQAGTTVACAGDVNGDGYDDLLVGETGGGSYGYVFLFLGDHAGFKKAKNSVTADWSFQAPGATLHPSIATAGDLNGDGLADILVGTPNEGLSNEGVVRIWLGRSGFGTTFTTGTTSNSDWSGDGSYLNAQFGYSVSTAGDVNGDGYSDVLIGVPHGGPAGQGEFILMLGSGSSSPPVTGYYDFTGITVGSLTGYSVATTGDVNGDGYSDVIVGFPGYSGSGYSGGGGAWVLLGRSTAPYLGAGGTLTGTAVGDSMGICVATAGDVNGDGYADVLVGSGKLPSPALAYTPRGHAELYLGSATGLRLIPAWSRTGGVDNIGDGELFGMCVATAGDVDGDGFSDFLVSAPASGPSRGGRVYLFKGSANLPGQQPVWSNSGGSNTEFFGWSVSSAGDVNADGYSDVIVGSPLYDNGQTDEGRVLVYYGSSAGLPTTPSWSYESNSAGANLGISVASAGDLNGDGYGDIIVGAHEISANLFSHNGAAFVWYGSSAGLPNAAPAWAAYGGKNDAHFGSSVAGAGDVNGDGYADVVIGAPNDSLTQTGEGAAYAWYGSAGGLVAGPANWSAHSNQAGAEMGNAVSGAGDVNGDGFSDVIVGAPLFDESISGTTYADAGRAFLYRGWGNGLSSSPIQILSGGTESGSQFGCSVADAGDVNGDGYSDVLVGQVWYTGSGPASQGRALLYMGSFSGIPATPSWTVSSGQGGAAFGSSVAGAGDVNGDGFSDVLVGAEFYDDGMTDGGEAFLYYGGPGGPGTGASWTAKLTQNYANLAASVAGAGDVNGDGFADIILGAPGYDAGAIANAGLAEVFYGNASGTGLTAGLARPIEQKGDCFLCVPPPIYTMDLSSGQNFIIDSHARSAAGRDHVRMQWEVKGNALPLNGTSIQDGGTALMAAPAGGGSAADVAQIGNCPYGSSPCHWRLRTASHNPFFPRSTWVSLPANAPDEADIRTQVATVAVGPEGESNSLALAGSYPNPAKSLSHVRFSMAHAGHARLTVLDVAGRKVRTLADGSFEAGEHSLEWNGLTDDGQSSPAGIYFYRLEVEGHTFSKEMTRVR